GCCGCCATCGACGACATTCGATTTTGTTGGATCCACTGCTGAAACCGGTGGTTCTCCCGTTTCATAACGTCATTGCCAATCGCGACGGGTAGTAGGTATGTTTTTCCAAGGTCGTCGCCAACTCGCCGAAGTTCCTTCGCTGCATCCATCAGCACGATCTGCAGACCCGGTAGTTTCTTCAGGCGCTCGATAGGGACACCTCTTTCGATCAGACGTTTGCGAGCACTGTCGACAAAAGTCACGCTGGCGATGGCGAGCGCCACGCGAGCGTCGTCGGCAATAATGCCTGAGACACCGAGTTCGGCGAGAGCGTCTACCAGGGAAGCCCATTTTTCCCCCGCCTCGGCGTCCGTCCAGGTGTCCGTTTCGGCTTCCGCCAATTGGGGCAGCACTTGAGGGGTGTTGCGCAACTCCCACATCACCGATTCACGCACGCTAAGTAGCGGTCGAGGAATACTCGCTAAAGCCCAGTACAAATTCGGACAACCCGGCGTGGAGATTGCCTTCGTGATCTGATCTCGCATCATGTTCTGGATCGCGGTGCCGATAAGCTTCACAATCAGCGACTCACCCTGACCGACAAACTCAGCCAGCCGCAGCCCGTCCGTGGTGGACGAGAACGCTCCATCAAAATCCTTCTTTGAAAGTTGATAGCGAATCTTCAATACCAGAATACGCGCCAGCGCCCGAGCTTCCTGAATATCTGCAAGCCGGTAGGTATAGATGTCCGTTCCCTTCAAATCTCGCATGCGATGATCAAAGCCGAAGTCTTCTGACAACGCCATCTGGTGCAGTTCGGAGTAGATGTATTCCAGCGACAGGACAACCTTTTCGAGTTCCTGCGCTGTGGGGATTGGCCCATCGCCTTCACCCTCAAGCCATTCACTGGACTGCCACAACGCCGGTTTCTCGCCCGGAAGCTGAGCAAACATTAATTGAGCTCGCGAAAAGTGCAGCAGGGCTGAACCAGGCTTCAGTTCCCAGCGATAAGGGTAGAAGCGAATTTTCAGCGCGGGCTCTGGTTCGGCTGCAGGTTGCACCGTGATCACCGGCGGGGCTTCTTCTCTGGTCGCCCGTTTGTTCGTCTTCTGAAGATCTTCGAGCGTCATCGTCGACCCGAGCGGTTTGACGTCGGCGACAACTGCAACCAGCTGCGGCACGGTCAGCAGGCCCTTGATCCGTGCGACGGTGGTCGATTGCGCCAGAAGTGGCATCAGGATAACTGGAGTCATCAAAAGTCTGAGATGTCGCATGGTCTTGTCCCTTTGAATTGCGTTGAGATTGCCAATCGCTGCTTGCTCAGGCACGTTTTTCTGAGGCGCATCGGCCCACTGCTCGTCTGCCGTAAGTTCCACTACACCAATGATGCCTATAGCAGTTCCAGCACGCGTTGTTCGGTGGCAGGGAAAGCTCTCATCACCGGATTTTGAGCCGTTGCTTCGTTGGTCGCTGCATGGCGACTATAACCACGTGGGAAGTTCGCGATTCGCTCGTCGCCCCACTGCTGCCTTGCGGCAACGCTTAGCGGCATTGCCGCAGGCGGAATCACACCCGCTTCCGGCTCGGCCAGCATTCTCTGCCATGGTAGGAACGAAGCCGTCAGTTCAGGCCAATTGACGATTGCATTTCGCTTGCTTTCGCCAACGGTGACCGGAGGTACGACTGCGATCCCATCTTCCGTGGTCGGCTCAACATTTGCGGCAACTGGCATGCGAGACGTTGCATCGACTGAGCGATCCCGCCATGAATTAAACCCCGCCGAGATCACCATGCCACATAAAGTTCCTGTGAGGAGCGTCGATACAGTGCGCCATCTATGGCTTGAAGCTGACGCGACACGCGACCGCGCGCTGGCTTCCCAGCCGGCCTGATAGAACGTGTCGGTGATGAGTTTGTCACAGTCCGTCGGTTTCAATTGCAGCAGATGCTGCTCGAATTTTGAGTCAGTGTTTTTCATCAGCTCATTTGTCCAATTGCTACGATTCATTTGTAGTTGCAGCGGTCGACATCAATTTTCGAAGCTGACTAATACCGGCTTCGTATCTTCGATGAGCGGTCGCCGCCGACAGGTCGATGGCATCCGCGATTTGCCGGAACGTCATGTCGTTCCAAAGATGAGCGATCACGATATCGCGAGTTGTATCGTCCAGTTGCTGCAAAGCGATTTGCACATCGTCGGCCGACGGTTGGTCCATGCTGGCGGTGTCGACGGGTTCCAGCCACTGTGGTCGATCGGCGGCAACTGTCTGTTCGCGCCGCACGCGGCTGCGTTGAGATCGCAGCGCATCGATGGCTGCGTTGCGAACGGCGGTCAGCAGCCAGGAAGCTGGTTCTCGCGGTGGAGGTTCCGCCGCCGCCAGCCGGACAAACGCTTCCTGTACGCAGTCGTCGGCTGCTCCATCGATGATCGTTCCGCAGCGGCCGCGAGCAATCAGCCGCAGGGCTGCTGCGTGCTGTCGCCACAAAGCAGATAATTCGTCGGAAGACAGCACGTGTGATCCCGGTTGTTGCCAAACCTGTCGTCGCCATAACTATTGTCCTCTGGTAAGAAGACGTTACGGCCTCGGGTTTGTCTCACGGAATCTGAAGTTGGGCTACGATCCGGGACGATTCAGGTCGAATCGTTCGCGTGTCCGGCAGTAGCTGAGCCCGCCCATGCGTCCCACTGCGTCCAGCTGGTCCGGGTCGACCAGTTCTTTGGCACCCACGACAGCGTCGTCGATGTGAACGTGGACCACATTGCCGATGACGATGTTCGCTCCGCCTGGGCCATCGCCTATGTTTAGAATCTGCCGAGTCGTGCATTCAAACTGAACCGGCGCTTCGCCAACTCGCGGAGCCTTAACTTTGAGACTTGATTTCTGAGTCAGGTTGCAGGCATCGAATTCAGACTCTTCAGACGGCACGTCGGCGGCAGATGCGTTCATCTGTTTGGCCAGCGCAAAAGAAACAATGTTTACCACAAAGTCACCAGTCTGTTGGATATTGCGGAGCGTGTCTTTCGGTTCGCCTTTTCGGTTGTTTGCCGGGCAGAACAACAGCGTGGGCGGCCGGGAACCAACGCCAGTAAAGTAGCTGAACGGAGCCACGTTGGTGACACCGTCTTCCGAGATCGTCGATACCCAGGCGATTGGCCGAGGCACGATACAGTGGATCATCTGCTGGTAGAAGACCGACGGTCGAACGTCAGCCGGGTCAAAATCCATCGCGAGTTTGCCTTCTGAAGTGGACCGCTTGCTACGCCGCGTCATCCATCGGGATGATGCGAGGATTCGGCAGCCGAAGCCCGACCACGTTGCCGTGAGATTTCCGCAAGCCGTGAAAGTCGTGCCGCAGGAACAAACGCAGCGACGTTGGTGACTTCATCCGCAGGTATTGTCGTACGAATTCTTCCATCTGTTTGTCGTAGCTGGCCTGGCTGCCTGTGTGCATGTAACAGGCTCCTTCAAATCGTCGGATGTCTCCGTCGAACGCCGGGCTGATGTGGTACAGCTCGTGGAAGACCGTGACGAGTTTCTCCATGTACGTCTGGTTTAGAAATCGCGGCAGATAAAACGTTAGGATGTACAGCATCTCATGGCCGTTATGGAATAGCCGCTGCACAGTCCACGTCTGCCCATCGCGTCGCTGAGTCATCGCGCCGCGTTCGAACCGCATGGGAGTTAGCTTGGCCTGCATACCCCATTCGACTGGCGATCGCGTTTGAGCAAAAGTGACCGCGACCCGCTTCATGTCGATATGCTCGAACTCGCGATGACGTCGGCACACGTCCTCACAGAGTCGCCGCATTGCGGTACAGAAATCGAAGAGCTGGCCTGACAAAATCGTAGTTCACCCGAAAGCACGGAACCCGCGGACGCGGGAAAAGTGGCAGTGCCCATTTCTGGACGACAGGAAAGGCTAGGCTTTTCTTCAGATCGCGCCAATATCATCCCACCAACGAAAACAGGCCACCGGGTAGGTGGCCTGTTGACTTAGTCTCTGGATTGTCTTCCGCCGACTATTCTTCGGTCTTCTCCGCACTTGCTTCAGACTCGGCAGGTTCGCTGGTCTCAGCAACGGGAGTTGGCTCGTCTTCTACGACAGGAGCCGCTCGCTTAGCGGACTTCACGCGATCTCGTTCACCAACGAACTCGATCAAAGCCTGAGCCCCTGCGTCTCCCAGTCGGACATTTGGCAATTTGACAATTCGAGTGTATCCACCCGGACGGTCCGCAAATCGTTCTGCCAACTCATCAAACAAAATGGAGACAGCGTCCTTGTCGCGTAGCATTGAGAACGCTCGGCGTCGCAGTGCGACGGCAGGAGCAATCTGCTGAGACCACTGCTGCCACTTGTCGGAACTACGCCATGTCTTCCATTCGTCCGTGCCTTTTTCGGCATCGCTTTCGAATTCAGCGGCTGCAGATTCGTGCGCTGCCGCACTTCGCGCCAGCGTGACGAGCTTTTCTACGAACGGACGCAATTCCTTAGCTTTAGGGACGGTCGTCACGATACGTCCCGCAACTTTTGGTCGTTGCGGATCGTCTTCGTCGATTCGTACAGTTTTGATCAGGCTGGCAGCCATGTTGCGAAACATCGCTTTTCGATGCGATGCATTTCGACCCAGCTTTCGGCCACTAACTCGGTGTCGCATGGCGACAGCTCTCTACTTCAGGTTTCGAAGAAACAGTAACTACTTAAACTCATGTTCTAACTAAGGAGCAGCATCCAAACAGCGATTAGCCACCCGGTTGCTGGTTTGGCAATCGCATGCCGAGACGCAAATCGATCTCACCGAGTCGTTCGCGAACTTCGTCCAGTGTGGTTTCGCCGAAATTGCGAACCTGCAACAACTCGTCTTCTGAACGAACGACCAAGTCGCGAACAGTGTTGATTCCGACGGACTCAAGGCAGTTTGTCGCCCGGACAGACAGATTCAATTCTGCGAGACTTTTGTTTAGCTTCTCTTCCAGTTCCATATCAACTGGCGAGTAGCCGGTTGATTCCATCATGCCCTTCAGGCCACCTTCCGGAGCGGATTCTGGACCAGGCTCGCGATAGGTGATGAAACAGTTGAGATGCTTACGCAGGATCTTGGCGGCTTCCACCAGCGCCATTGCTGGTGATACCGTTCCGTTAGTCCAAATTTCGAGGTTCAACTTATCGTAGTTGGTTCGCTGCCCGACGCGAGTCTCTTCAATTTCATGACGGACTCGCACGATGGGCGAAAATGCCGCATCCAGTGGAATTACGCCGACTTCCGGGTCGCTGTGATAATGCTCGCTTGCTGGTACGTACCCGCGACCATTCTCAACTGTCATTTCGATGTTGAACGGGACATCGTCGGTCATCGTTGCGAGGACCAGATCTTTATTGATGACTTCAATCTGGTCATCGCAGATCACGTCCGCTCCTGTGACAACGCCGCGTGTGTTCTTTTCAATACGAACCGTCTTGACGGACGCACTGTGGTTCTTCAGAACAAGTGACTTCAGGTTCAGGCAGATGTCCGTGAT
This DNA window, taken from Fuerstiella marisgermanici, encodes the following:
- a CDS encoding RNA polymerase sigma factor translates to MLSSDELSALWRQHAAALRLIARGRCGTIIDGAADDCVQEAFVRLAAAEPPPREPASWLLTAVRNAAIDALRSQRSRVRREQTVAADRPQWLEPVDTASMDQPSADDVQIALQQLDDTTRDIVIAHLWNDMTFRQIADAIDLSAATAHRRYEAGISQLRKLMSTAATTNES
- a CDS encoding flavin reductase family protein, which gives rise to MDFDPADVRPSVFYQQMIHCIVPRPIAWVSTISEDGVTNVAPFSYFTGVGSRPPTLLFCPANNRKGEPKDTLRNIQQTGDFVVNIVSFALAKQMNASAADVPSEESEFDACNLTQKSSLKVKAPRVGEAPVQFECTTRQILNIGDGPGGANIVIGNVVHVHIDDAVVGAKELVDPDQLDAVGRMGGLSYCRTRERFDLNRPGS
- a CDS encoding putative metallopeptidase, producing MRRLCEDVCRRHREFEHIDMKRVAVTFAQTRSPVEWGMQAKLTPMRFERGAMTQRRDGQTWTVQRLFHNGHEMLYILTFYLPRFLNQTYMEKLVTVFHELYHISPAFDGDIRRFEGACYMHTGSQASYDKQMEEFVRQYLRMKSPTSLRLFLRHDFHGLRKSHGNVVGLRLPNPRIIPMDDAA
- a CDS encoding bL17 family ribosomal protein is translated as MRHRVSGRKLGRNASHRKAMFRNMAASLIKTVRIDEDDPQRPKVAGRIVTTVPKAKELRPFVEKLVTLARSAAAHESAAAEFESDAEKGTDEWKTWRSSDKWQQWSQQIAPAVALRRRAFSMLRDKDAVSILFDELAERFADRPGGYTRIVKLPNVRLGDAGAQALIEFVGERDRVKSAKRAAPVVEDEPTPVAETSEPAESEASAEKTEE
- a CDS encoding DNA-directed RNA polymerase subunit alpha, which produces MRIRWRGLELPSRVFPVRDTLTAYYGKFIAEPFERGFGSTVGNSLRRILLSSLEGAAITKVRVQGVQHEFTTIPGVVEDITDICLNLKSLVLKNHSASVKTVRIEKNTRGVVTGADVICDDQIEVINKDLVLATMTDDVPFNIEMTVENGRGYVPASEHYHSDPEVGVIPLDAAFSPIVRVRHEIEETRVGQRTNYDKLNLEIWTNGTVSPAMALVEAAKILRKHLNCFITYREPGPESAPEGGLKGMMESTGYSPVDMELEEKLNKSLAELNLSVRATNCLESVGINTVRDLVVRSEDELLQVRNFGETTLDEVRERLGEIDLRLGMRLPNQQPGG